Below is a window of Paenibacillus bovis DNA.
TTATCCAGCAGTTCTGCGCGGCTATCGCTGAGGGATACGCCGTTCAGGGTATGGTAGCTGAGTGTATCCGGAGTATCAGGTTCTTCATATACGGATTCGGTTGCAGACGCTATGGAAGCGGTATGGATACTGTTATCGGCCGGCATTGCGGCATACTCAGCAGATTGCACAGCTACGACTGGCTGTAACGGTGCATCAGATACCTGGGCAGAACCGTTGTAAGGGGACAATATTCCAGCAAGTAACATCATGTAAGTAAGCATCGTCTCACCCTTTCTATCGGTTTACACATGAAATCGTCGTGTCGCCATTGGTCGTGTCGAGATTATCAGCAGCAGATTAATTAGCTGATGTTACTTCGTTGGGATTTTGCGAAATTTCTGCCATACGTTTACTGCGGTGTCTACCCAGTTCAACCATGCGCCATTATTATGACCGTTTTTGTCATATGTAGCAGAGTAGGATTGCAGGGTACGATCTTCTGGTGTAGAAGCTGTTACCATAGAATGTGCATTGCTGGAATGCTCGGATTTGCCAGTGGCAAATTTCACGCGATCAAACAATGTACCGGATACTTCTTTGGTTTTCAGCGTCAGGTCTTTTACAGTCTCCGTGATTTCACTCAGCACCACGCCAAGGTTTTTAACGGATTCTACAACCGGATCAACCTGTTGCAACTTATGTTCGACATCTCCTGTAATATCATTGACATTGCGGATTGTCTGTTTCACTTCGTATGTCAGTTCTTCCATTGTCTTTTGTACATCTTTCAAGGTTGCGGATACATTATCCAGCGAATCCTTGGCGGATAACAGGGTCTTAACGAGGAATACAACGAGTACTGCGAATGCGATAGCAACGATCGCTACACTGATACTGATAACAATGTTCATAATTTACCCTCTCTTTCAACAATGAATGTTTTGGTTTCACATTTTTTCAGGATGTTATTCATAAACTACCCTTCTGTTTTGCGACCGAAACAGAAGCAGCTCCCGTTCACGTAAATATAACAGCTTCTGTTTCAACGCATAACGGCACGGTTAAGGTACATTTACTAATTAATAAGTAACTAATTCCATACGATCTGTATGACGTGATGACAGATCAAAAATCCAGCAACTTCATATTCCTAACAGAAAGGGTGATATTCATGTTGAAATGGTCTATTCTTTTCCTCATTATTGCTATTGTTGCAGGCGTATTCGGATTCTTTGGTATCGTCGAAGCAGCAGCAACCATTGCCAAGGTACTGTTCTTCCTGTTCCTGGTACTGTTCGTGATCAGTCTGTTTACAGGACGCAGACGAACCTATTAACCGTTCTCTCATCCTTTGAAGTATGGTGTACAGGGATGAGCACGGCTGCGGTTCAGATAATGTCTTATCGGCCAAAAGAGCCTTTCTCTCCGGGAGAAAGGCTCTTTTGGCTTTGTTTATGAATTATATAGATATATAGGCTGCGAAAAAGTAACCTGCTGTATCTCATGATGTATGTTTAACGCATCAGTAATCGGGGTAGCTTGAGTAAATCCAGGCGGAACCGGACCTTAATCTCATTTTCGCCAAACTCCATTTGCTTTACTTCTACAATAGCCGGAAAATACTTGGTCAGCGAGATATCTACAGGCTCCAGCAGTGCTCCTGCCCATTGTCCATGACGTACCGTAGTATGCTGATGGGTGAGGACCAGCTGGTTGTCCTGCAAGCGGGCATCAAAATCCAGCAGCGCTCCAAACGGAATGCCCAGATAATCTCCTGTCAGATCGGCCTGGACCATATTTCCTTTCCATGTAAAGTCGGCTCCCTGGATATGCAGTCCTGACGGATAATCTTCCTGATGATCCAGCAGCTCTTTGCGGGCAAGCTGATTGAATTCCTGCGGACTGAGCGTAATCTCCAATCGCTTCTGCTGGATCATGGTCTGTATTTTGGCGGTTGTATCCAGCTCTGTATAATCGAGGCCTGGATGACGCTGCGGCGCTACCATCCATGCCAGCCAAGCGACCCCGGCTGCCGCAATAACCAGCAGAATAACAAAAACAACCAGCACCCATTTCCAGCGAAAACGCCTGTGATGCCGTCCGGAACCTGATGATTCGTCCACAATATAACCCTCTTTTCCATTCGATCCTGTACGCTGGAGAGCTGAAGAACCAATGCCGAGTAAGCTTATTTCCTGTAATCATTTTTTCTTTTGATTATAAAAATAAAGACTTCTTACGATCTGCTCAGACTTCTCTCGGCTCTACATGTACATGCACATAATGAATATTATGCACTTCTGCCATCCTAGCTTCAACTTTATCGCTAATATGGTGACTTTCCGTAATTGTCAGCTCGGGAGAGACTTCGATAATGACATCGACCAGTGTCTGGCTGCCATTAATGCGGGCTTTGATATCCTTGATATTCTCTACTCCTTCAATAGAAGCAATCGTC
It encodes the following:
- a CDS encoding DUF948 domain-containing protein; amino-acid sequence: MVISISVAIVAIAFAVLVVFLVKTLLSAKDSLDNVSATLKDVQKTMEELTYEVKQTIRNVNDITGDVEHKLQQVDPVVESVKNLGVVLSEITETVKDLTLKTKEVSGTLFDRVKFATGKSEHSSNAHSMVTASTPEDRTLQSYSATYDKNGHNNGAWLNWVDTAVNVWQKFRKIPTK
- a CDS encoding DUF1328 domain-containing protein, with amino-acid sequence MLKWSILFLIIAIVAGVFGFFGIVEAAATIAKVLFFLFLVLFVISLFTGRRRTY